The Candidatus Ozemobacteraceae bacterium genome window below encodes:
- a CDS encoding DUF2325 domain-containing protein yields the protein MADPFWEPIFARLIDDREVIADIIRDTPDPVLIGLARKNPALWRVCNALVKGKTIAGRERFQAVLEEFAGREQVLRKVLFYEWVNANPRTLEFPTIPITGETLSRLESGEFGTPLKIAILARIDPRGSAKPVIDKYLSTYNKSPAAPGPQAGNDIPPADKESDAALLELRNEAKALRRSLKEAEEREASLHAKLSEKGERAATLEKLLAGEQTKSASLEVRLEALADELAKQIEAVPREDSAPPATATVSDLLERIASLEARCRELEAALARRTASTERLESELDEKRRSHTDSEALSRQIERLREERGRYLKLMETHGRALPARLILTSPSPGGSPEDKVWIAEAPGLGRVLFPESLLRPASCVEGEWVMLERDENGTVFQARPLEDEWKREVIGVLRSDDFGWSLHVEERSEILPLPHPFPGFAAGDVVSAVILPEFADRKAVAVPVRRLPAPSAPAAGTASELKAGFVTIQRRLGLLGLEIPEFTRWLKQQDIPFVLESDAIRFEQPYSPLLAALRPRLPMVPVCEREACRERMSAFPFPRPAQPDEICRICREEAAAAKPAEVPPATYDFGGRRILIVGGDAVGVAYREMLAHHNLDVEWISGFVGLGGARQGIGNVAAIVIILKQVSHTMLREITAAARDTKIPLLYSPRRGTSGVLATLAAHFRLQPRQT from the coding sequence ATGGCTGACCCCTTCTGGGAACCGATTTTCGCCCGGCTGATCGACGATCGGGAGGTCATCGCCGACATCATCCGCGACACTCCCGACCCTGTCCTGATCGGTCTTGCGCGGAAAAACCCGGCTCTCTGGCGCGTCTGCAACGCACTCGTCAAGGGAAAGACGATCGCCGGCCGCGAGCGGTTCCAAGCCGTGCTGGAAGAGTTCGCCGGCCGCGAGCAGGTTCTGCGCAAGGTTCTCTTCTACGAATGGGTCAACGCAAACCCGCGCACGCTGGAGTTCCCGACCATTCCGATCACCGGAGAAACCCTTTCCAGGCTCGAGTCTGGCGAGTTCGGCACCCCGCTGAAAATCGCGATCCTCGCCCGCATCGATCCGCGCGGAAGCGCGAAGCCAGTGATCGATAAATATCTTTCGACATACAATAAGTCGCCCGCCGCCCCAGGCCCCCAGGCAGGGAACGACATCCCCCCGGCGGACAAAGAGTCCGATGCGGCCCTGCTCGAGCTTCGGAACGAGGCGAAAGCCCTCCGCAGGAGCCTGAAGGAAGCGGAAGAACGCGAAGCCTCACTCCATGCGAAGCTCAGTGAAAAAGGCGAGCGGGCCGCGACGCTCGAAAAGTTGCTTGCCGGCGAACAGACGAAGTCAGCGAGCCTTGAAGTCCGCCTCGAAGCCCTGGCCGACGAACTCGCGAAGCAAATCGAGGCAGTTCCTCGCGAAGATTCGGCTCCCCCGGCAACGGCGACCGTTTCAGACCTCCTGGAACGCATCGCCAGCCTCGAAGCGAGATGCAGGGAACTCGAGGCCGCCCTCGCCCGCCGCACGGCTTCCACCGAACGCCTCGAGAGCGAACTCGACGAGAAACGCCGGTCCCACACGGACTCCGAAGCCCTCTCCCGACAGATCGAGCGCCTCCGCGAAGAACGGGGCAGGTATCTCAAACTGATGGAGACCCATGGCCGCGCTCTCCCCGCCAGGTTGATACTGACCAGCCCATCTCCGGGAGGCTCCCCGGAAGACAAAGTCTGGATCGCCGAAGCTCCTGGACTCGGCCGCGTCCTTTTTCCCGAATCCCTCCTGCGCCCGGCGTCCTGCGTCGAGGGGGAATGGGTCATGCTCGAGCGCGACGAAAACGGCACCGTGTTTCAGGCCCGGCCGCTCGAGGACGAGTGGAAGCGCGAAGTGATCGGCGTCCTGCGCAGTGACGATTTCGGCTGGTCACTCCACGTCGAGGAGCGGTCTGAAATCCTTCCGCTTCCGCACCCGTTTCCGGGCTTCGCGGCCGGAGATGTCGTCAGCGCCGTTATCCTCCCCGAGTTCGCCGACCGCAAGGCGGTCGCCGTCCCGGTGAGGCGACTTCCAGCCCCGTCGGCGCCCGCTGCGGGAACAGCGAGCGAGCTCAAGGCGGGCTTCGTCACGATTCAGCGCAGACTCGGCCTTCTCGGGCTGGAAATCCCCGAATTCACCCGCTGGTTGAAGCAGCAGGATATTCCGTTCGTCCTGGAATCCGATGCAATACGGTTCGAACAGCCGTATTCCCCTCTGCTGGCAGCCCTGCGACCCCGTCTGCCGATGGTTCCCGTCTGCGAACGCGAGGCCTGCCGGGAGCGCATGTCCGCCTTTCCCTTCCCCCGACCGGCCCAGCCCGATGAAATCTGCCGTATCTGTCGCGAGGAAGCCGCCGCGGCCAAACCCGCGGAGGTCCCGCCCGCGACGTATGATTTCGGGGGGAGGCGCATACTGATCGTCGGGGGCGATGCCGTCGGCGTCGCCTATCGGGAAATGCTGGCGCATCACAATCTCGACGTGGAATGGATCAGCGGCTTCGTCGGCCTCGGCGGCGCCCGGCAGGGCATCGGCAACGTCGCCGCAATCGTCATCATTCTGAAGCAGGTTTCGCATACCATGCTCCGTGAGATAACGGCAGCGGCGCGGGACACGAAGATTCCGCTTCTGTATTCCCCCAGACGCGGAACGTCGGGCGTGCTCGCAACGCTTGCGGCCCATTTCCGCCTCCAGCCGCGACAGACATAA
- a CDS encoding RNA polymerase sigma factor RpoD/SigA, producing MMGGFRRNTATDQLLRQYFRELKKYPPLSRKEEELLLAKIKAGGPSARQAEKRLIRANLRFVVSVAKRYKFINDVPFEDLIAVGNLGLLRAAKRFDHKRNVRFISYAVWWIRQAMIQAVSMHTNTIRIPLNRIHTGLRLKKSEEKLRKLLNRQPTIEELAEEVGMNPEELRKFLAETPNVVSLDTTMVDNEEDLVLSDVITDPKGDPEVLSSEKALKDDVQKLFAALTDRERIVLQQRFGFQTDRAHTLEEIGKLLSLTRERVRQIENQALQKLRHPSRASILALYRNSG from the coding sequence ATGATGGGCGGATTCAGGCGTAATACCGCCACCGATCAACTTCTGCGGCAGTATTTCCGCGAACTGAAAAAGTATCCTCCCCTTTCGAGAAAGGAGGAGGAGCTTCTGCTCGCAAAAATCAAAGCGGGCGGCCCCTCGGCCAGGCAGGCCGAGAAGCGCCTGATCAGGGCGAATCTCCGGTTCGTCGTCTCGGTGGCGAAGCGGTACAAGTTCATCAACGACGTTCCGTTCGAGGACCTGATCGCGGTCGGGAATCTCGGACTTCTGCGCGCCGCGAAGCGGTTCGATCACAAACGGAACGTGCGGTTCATCTCCTACGCGGTCTGGTGGATCCGGCAGGCCATGATCCAGGCCGTTTCGATGCACACGAACACGATCCGGATCCCCCTGAACCGCATTCACACCGGACTTCGCCTGAAAAAATCCGAGGAAAAGCTCCGAAAACTTCTGAATCGTCAGCCGACGATCGAGGAACTGGCTGAAGAGGTCGGCATGAATCCGGAGGAACTGCGGAAGTTTCTCGCCGAGACGCCGAACGTGGTCTCGCTCGACACGACGATGGTCGACAACGAGGAAGACCTCGTGCTGAGCGACGTCATCACGGACCCGAAAGGAGATCCGGAGGTTCTGTCCTCGGAAAAGGCGCTGAAGGACGACGTCCAGAAGCTTTTTGCCGCGCTCACCGACCGCGAGCGGATCGTTCTGCAGCAGCGGTTCGGCTTCCAGACCGACCGGGCCCACACGCTCGAGGAGATCGGGAAACTGCTCAGCCTGACGCGCGAGCGGGTCCGGCAGATCGAGAACCAGGCCCTGCAGAAGCTCCGGCATCCGAGCCGGGCCTCGATCCTCGCGCTGTATCGCAACTCCGGTTGA
- the glgP gene encoding alpha-glucan family phosphorylase, whose translation MKPIRTFVVVPSLPEPLKRLKDMAMNLWWCWNPEAIGLFRRLDPVEWERTYHNPVKMLGCMSQERLALKAQDDGFLAHLERAWNAFQEYMGDRQTWFAKKYGYSEKPVIAYFSAEFGIAESLPLYSGGLGMLAGDHLKSASDLGLPLVGVGLLYRVGYFQQSLDANGWQKESYPENDFHNMAIQPCLDKKGAQLSVEVILPGRNVKVLIWKSQIGRVPLLLLDTDTPANTPADRRITRELYGGDVETRIQQEIVLGIGGLRALHELDMHPTVYHMNEGHSAFLALERIVVAMERHHLNFREALELTRASNVFTTHTPVPAGIDVFTKELMEKYFSVYYPKLGVNWQEFLDLGWQNNTPKGDGFSMAVLALNLCGHANGVSKLHGYVSRKMWGSLYPNVPFQEIPIDSVTNGVHIRSYMSQELSTLMDRYLGLRWINSPGDHTVWQRIESIPPEELWRTHERRRERLVAFARQRLQHQLSSRGAPPAEIAAAGEVLNPETLTIGFARRFATYKRATLLFRDKERLIRILTNKERPVQIIIAGKAHPKDEPGKQFIKDIIQHCKDERIRRHVVFIENYDVVVARYLVQGVDVWLNNPLRPQEASGTSGMKAAANGALNLSVLDGWWDECFNPEVGWAIGGREEISDQNYQDEVDANSLYEQLEKDIVPKYYERSSDGLPRRWIAMMKSCMSQICPVFNTNRMVGEYNDRFYMTGNTRYKSLSGSDYSKVRDLAAWLGNLRGCWNNIRIENVETAGGDEQKVGQPVDVKVRLYLDRLHAKDVSVQVYYGTVGSDGTIGEGTFADLKPVEEKDGRSLFAGAITLSKSGRQGISVRVLPHHPELIHPILTGHILWA comes from the coding sequence ATGAAGCCGATCCGAACGTTCGTCGTGGTTCCAAGCCTCCCGGAGCCGCTCAAGCGCCTGAAAGACATGGCAATGAACCTCTGGTGGTGCTGGAATCCCGAAGCCATCGGGCTTTTCCGCCGGCTTGACCCCGTCGAGTGGGAACGAACCTATCACAACCCCGTCAAGATGCTGGGCTGCATGTCGCAGGAGCGACTGGCCCTCAAGGCGCAGGACGACGGCTTCCTCGCCCACCTCGAACGCGCCTGGAATGCGTTCCAGGAATATATGGGCGACCGTCAGACATGGTTCGCCAAGAAATACGGCTATTCCGAAAAGCCGGTCATCGCCTACTTCTCGGCCGAGTTCGGCATCGCCGAAAGCCTGCCCCTCTACTCCGGCGGCCTGGGCATGCTGGCCGGCGACCACCTGAAATCGGCGTCCGATCTCGGCCTCCCGCTCGTCGGCGTCGGACTTCTCTACCGCGTCGGCTACTTTCAGCAGTCGCTCGACGCGAACGGCTGGCAGAAGGAAAGCTACCCGGAAAACGACTTCCACAACATGGCGATCCAGCCCTGCCTCGACAAGAAGGGCGCCCAGCTCTCGGTCGAGGTCATCCTGCCGGGCCGCAACGTGAAGGTGCTCATCTGGAAGTCGCAGATCGGCCGCGTGCCGCTGCTCCTCCTCGACACCGACACTCCCGCCAACACACCTGCGGACAGGCGCATCACTCGCGAATTGTACGGCGGCGACGTCGAGACCCGCATTCAGCAGGAGATCGTTCTCGGCATCGGCGGCCTGCGCGCCCTCCACGAGCTCGACATGCACCCGACCGTCTACCACATGAACGAAGGCCACTCGGCCTTCCTGGCTCTCGAACGCATCGTCGTGGCGATGGAGCGGCATCATCTCAACTTCCGCGAGGCGCTCGAACTCACCCGCGCCAGCAACGTGTTCACGACCCACACCCCCGTTCCGGCCGGCATCGACGTGTTCACCAAGGAGCTGATGGAAAAATACTTCTCAGTGTATTATCCCAAGCTCGGTGTCAACTGGCAGGAGTTCCTCGACCTCGGCTGGCAGAACAACACGCCGAAGGGCGACGGCTTCTCGATGGCGGTCCTCGCCCTCAACCTGTGCGGCCATGCGAACGGCGTCAGCAAACTGCACGGCTACGTATCGCGCAAGATGTGGGGCAGCCTGTATCCGAACGTCCCCTTCCAGGAGATCCCGATCGACTCCGTCACGAACGGCGTCCACATTCGCTCCTATATGTCGCAGGAACTGTCGACCCTGATGGATCGCTACCTGGGCCTTCGCTGGATCAACTCTCCCGGAGACCACACCGTCTGGCAGCGGATCGAATCTATTCCTCCCGAAGAGTTATGGCGCACCCACGAACGGCGTCGCGAACGCCTCGTCGCCTTCGCCCGCCAGCGGCTTCAGCACCAGCTTTCGTCTCGCGGCGCGCCCCCGGCCGAGATCGCGGCGGCGGGCGAGGTGCTCAACCCGGAGACTCTGACGATCGGCTTCGCGCGCCGGTTCGCCACCTACAAGCGCGCGACTCTGCTGTTCCGCGACAAGGAGCGCCTGATCCGCATCCTGACCAACAAGGAACGGCCGGTGCAGATCATCATCGCCGGCAAGGCCCATCCGAAGGACGAGCCGGGCAAGCAGTTCATCAAGGACATCATCCAGCACTGCAAGGATGAGCGGATCCGCCGGCACGTCGTGTTCATCGAGAACTACGACGTCGTCGTCGCGCGGTATCTCGTGCAGGGCGTCGATGTCTGGCTCAACAACCCGCTTCGCCCCCAGGAAGCCAGCGGAACCAGCGGCATGAAGGCCGCCGCCAACGGCGCGCTCAACCTGTCCGTGCTTGACGGCTGGTGGGACGAGTGCTTCAATCCCGAGGTTGGCTGGGCGATCGGCGGCCGCGAGGAAATCTCGGACCAGAACTACCAGGACGAGGTCGATGCGAACTCGCTGTATGAGCAGCTCGAAAAGGATATCGTCCCGAAGTATTACGAGCGGAGCAGCGACGGCCTTCCGCGGCGCTGGATCGCGATGATGAAGAGCTGCATGAGCCAGATCTGCCCGGTGTTCAACACCAACCGCATGGTGGGCGAGTATAACGACCGGTTCTATATGACGGGAAATACGCGCTACAAGTCGCTTTCAGGAAGCGATTACAGCAAGGTGCGCGACCTGGCGGCCTGGCTCGGCAACCTCCGCGGCTGCTGGAACAACATCCGGATCGAAAACGTCGAGACGGCCGGCGGCGATGAGCAGAAAGTCGGACAGCCCGTCGATGTGAAGGTGCGTCTGTATCTCGACCGCCTGCACGCGAAGGATGTATCTGTTCAGGTATATTACGGGACCGTCGGCTCCGACGGCACGATCGGGGAAGGAACGTTCGCCGATCTCAAGCCGGTCGAGGAGAAGGACGGACGCTCGCTGTTCGCCGGCGCGATCACTCTCTCGAAGAGCGGCCGCCAGGGCATCTCGGTGCGCGTTCTTCCGCACCACCCCGAACTGATTCACCCGATTCTCACCGGCCACATCCTCTGGGCCTGA
- a CDS encoding LptA/OstA family protein — MQRLITILCIAFLTGLPAHSAEESVAAQRKSLRPIATEPFLIPDTPPSMTITSSSMQFASGVVVLEGNVRAVRDPDLLTCGRARLYQTPRRIHATHVPRLFRKEPLPEKRSTREMTLDATDIVWNDDAGTINASSGVAVKLEERTWDMATYSWVIISADAMEGDRGTRRLRFDGNVKVKDREHFAQGRHLDYDRASSTAVLTGDAMVETEEWSPKEQRMVKRTLTGHIIRYNTETKAASSE, encoded by the coding sequence ATGCAGCGGCTGATCACCATTCTTTGCATCGCTTTTCTAACCGGGCTTCCGGCTCATTCGGCCGAGGAGAGCGTTGCCGCGCAGCGGAAAAGTCTCCGGCCGATCGCGACCGAGCCGTTTCTGATTCCTGACACACCGCCGAGCATGACGATCACGTCGTCGTCCATGCAGTTTGCGAGCGGGGTCGTGGTCCTCGAGGGAAACGTGCGCGCCGTGCGCGATCCCGACCTTCTGACCTGCGGCCGGGCGCGCCTCTACCAGACGCCGCGGCGCATCCACGCGACGCACGTGCCGCGCCTGTTCCGGAAGGAGCCTCTTCCGGAGAAGCGCTCGACGCGCGAGATGACGCTGGATGCCACCGACATCGTCTGGAACGACGACGCAGGCACGATCAACGCCTCTTCCGGGGTCGCGGTGAAGCTGGAGGAGCGCACGTGGGACATGGCCACCTACTCGTGGGTGATCATCTCTGCCGACGCCATGGAGGGCGACCGTGGAACGCGTCGACTGCGCTTCGACGGCAACGTGAAAGTGAAGGACCGCGAGCACTTCGCGCAGGGCAGGCATCTCGATTACGACCGGGCAAGCTCGACGGCCGTCCTGACGGGCGACGCGATGGTCGAGACCGAGGAGTGGAGCCCGAAGGAACAGCGCATGGTCAAACGGACCCTGACGGGACACATCATCCGATACAATACCGAAACGAAAGCGGCATCATCAGAATAA
- a CDS encoding DEAD/DEAH box helicase, which translates to MDLNITYRGYVLDNFQIQAITEIENGHSLVLAAPTGSGKTLVAEYLIEKILQTDRRIIYTSPIKALSNQKYRDFSRLYGDKVGILTGDVVINREAQALIMTTEVYRNMAVEDPAAIADVAYVIFDEIHYLGDIERGTVWEESIIFSPKSVRFLALSATIPNYAELAHWIESVLDHKVSVIAHNERAVPLSYAFYYKKALLPFKELNKRVRKHGEADEPQRRKRGEEKTEYRHFDIIRTLQSQDRLPVLYFVFSRALANKMARETARQFDFTSKAEKERIADMVDAAIEKYSLWSLESANELREQLIRGVGVHHAGLLPQLKELVEVLFAERTVRALFVTETFAVGVNMPARTVAFDALKKFDGRSFRPMKALEFCQISGRAGRRGIDPMGWVVVPYLPRDLDIDETERLVYGDIEPLTSQFDLSFNSVLNLYAGHEDEEVKTILKRNFAQFQANRHLPKLAERVASFRAELDRVLPRCHEKTNDLEGYMKFHKKMRDINNTISQQMNSISGGLRGRRNRPLEERVRKDFDAKIAELEAEEMQYICGRCQSRNRCSSAYLQAARIHKKLDHWREQLEKQEQLQLPIYEKKVAILKDLGYIDDKGLLPRGEFAAKIHTEEITVTELYFKGVFHEWDPNEINALALALTYEHRKRGGMDGGKQHPKLFPRLREAKSFVAALSRRYPFVKPLETAIADVMYAWSKGVDFTEIAQMTDVPEGDLIRAFRQAIDVIRQVREATDDRSLHEKFDTCLRAINRDIVLATELRD; encoded by the coding sequence ATGGATTTGAACATCACCTACCGCGGCTACGTCCTCGACAATTTCCAGATCCAGGCCATCACTGAGATCGAAAACGGCCACTCGCTCGTCCTCGCGGCGCCGACCGGCTCGGGCAAAACCCTCGTCGCAGAGTATCTCATCGAGAAGATTCTCCAGACCGACCGGCGCATCATCTATACCTCGCCCATCAAGGCCCTCTCGAACCAGAAATACCGCGACTTCTCGCGGCTGTACGGCGACAAGGTCGGCATCCTCACCGGCGACGTCGTCATCAACCGCGAGGCCCAGGCCCTCATCATGACCACCGAGGTCTACCGGAACATGGCCGTCGAGGACCCCGCCGCTATCGCCGACGTGGCATACGTCATATTCGATGAAATACATTATCTCGGCGACATCGAGCGGGGCACGGTCTGGGAGGAATCGATCATCTTTTCCCCGAAGTCGGTTCGATTCCTGGCCCTGTCGGCGACGATCCCCAACTACGCCGAACTCGCCCACTGGATCGAGTCGGTGCTCGACCACAAGGTTTCGGTCATCGCCCACAACGAGCGGGCGGTCCCGCTTTCATATGCTTTTTACTATAAAAAGGCGCTCCTCCCGTTCAAGGAACTGAACAAACGCGTCAGGAAGCACGGAGAGGCAGACGAACCGCAGCGCCGGAAGCGCGGCGAGGAAAAGACCGAGTATCGCCATTTCGACATCATCCGGACCCTCCAGTCCCAGGACCGTCTTCCCGTTTTGTATTTCGTCTTCTCCCGAGCCCTGGCCAACAAGATGGCGCGGGAGACCGCCCGCCAGTTCGACTTCACGAGCAAGGCCGAGAAGGAGCGGATCGCGGACATGGTCGATGCGGCCATCGAGAAATACTCGCTGTGGTCGCTGGAGAGCGCGAACGAGCTCCGCGAGCAGCTGATCCGGGGCGTCGGCGTTCACCACGCCGGCCTGCTTCCCCAACTGAAGGAACTGGTGGAAGTGCTGTTCGCCGAGCGCACCGTGCGGGCGCTGTTCGTGACCGAGACCTTCGCGGTCGGCGTGAACATGCCGGCCCGCACCGTCGCGTTCGACGCGCTCAAGAAGTTCGACGGCCGCAGCTTCCGCCCGATGAAGGCGCTCGAGTTCTGTCAGATCTCCGGCCGCGCCGGCCGCCGCGGCATCGACCCGATGGGCTGGGTCGTCGTTCCGTATCTGCCGCGCGATCTCGACATCGACGAAACCGAGCGGCTTGTCTACGGCGACATCGAGCCGCTGACGAGCCAGTTCGACCTGTCGTTCAACAGCGTCCTGAATCTGTATGCCGGCCACGAGGACGAGGAAGTGAAGACGATCCTCAAGCGGAACTTCGCCCAGTTCCAGGCGAACCGCCATCTGCCCAAGCTCGCCGAACGCGTCGCGTCGTTCAGGGCCGAGCTCGACCGCGTCCTGCCGCGCTGCCACGAGAAGACGAACGATCTCGAAGGCTACATGAAGTTCCACAAGAAGATGCGCGACATCAACAACACGATCAGCCAGCAGATGAACAGCATCAGCGGCGGCCTCCGCGGCAGGCGCAACCGGCCGCTGGAGGAGCGGGTCAGGAAGGATTTCGACGCGAAAATCGCCGAACTCGAAGCCGAGGAGATGCAGTATATCTGCGGCCGCTGCCAGAGCCGGAACCGCTGTTCCAGCGCCTATCTGCAGGCCGCCAGGATCCACAAGAAACTCGACCACTGGCGCGAGCAACTCGAGAAACAGGAGCAACTGCAACTTCCGATCTACGAAAAGAAGGTCGCCATCCTGAAAGACCTCGGCTACATCGATGACAAGGGCCTCCTCCCGAGAGGCGAGTTCGCCGCGAAGATCCATACCGAGGAGATCACCGTCACCGAGCTGTATTTCAAGGGCGTCTTCCACGAGTGGGATCCCAACGAGATCAACGCCCTTGCCCTCGCGCTCACCTACGAACACCGCAAGCGCGGCGGTATGGACGGCGGAAAACAGCATCCCAAATTGTTCCCGAGACTGCGCGAGGCGAAGAGTTTTGTCGCGGCGCTGTCCCGCCGGTATCCGTTCGTCAAGCCTCTCGAGACGGCGATCGCCGACGTCATGTATGCCTGGAGCAAGGGCGTCGATTTCACGGAGATCGCCCAGATGACCGACGTCCCGGAAGGCGATCTGATCCGGGCGTTCCGCCAGGCCATCGACGTCATCCGTCAGGTCCGCGAGGCGACGGACGACCGCAGCCTCCATGAAAAGTTCGACACCTGCCTTCGCGCCATCAACCGGGACATCGTGCTCGCGACGGAACTGCGAGACTGA
- the tsaE gene encoding tRNA (adenosine(37)-N6)-threonylcarbamoyltransferase complex ATPase subunit type 1 TsaE — MPHRLPESPFLSVSPEETLKHATRTAAAVPGGLILLSGGLGAGKTLWAKGYAAGLGITDDIYSPTYTIMNVYRQGGIVLHHLDLYRIGCFEEVIDLGLFEILDAGHPCVIEWPERVPALYDLPHLEVCLEPGDGFDSRLIRWNRHEGSRQA; from the coding sequence TTGCCGCATCGCCTCCCCGAATCCCCGTTCCTGAGCGTCTCGCCCGAAGAGACCCTGAAGCACGCAACCCGCACGGCAGCCGCCGTTCCGGGCGGCTTGATCCTGCTGAGCGGCGGTCTCGGCGCCGGAAAGACGCTTTGGGCGAAGGGATACGCGGCCGGCCTCGGCATCACCGATGATATATATAGTCCTACATATACAATAATGAACGTCTACCGGCAGGGCGGGATCGTCCTGCATCACCTCGACCTCTACCGCATCGGCTGTTTCGAGGAAGTGATCGACCTGGGACTGTTCGAGATCCTCGATGCGGGCCATCCGTGCGTGATAGAATGGCCGGAGCGCGTTCCGGCCCTCTACGACCTGCCGCATCTCGAGGTCTGCCTCGAGCCCGGCGACGGGTTCGACAGCAGGCTCATTCGCTGGAACCGGCACGAAGGGAGCAGGCAGGCATGA
- the tsaD gene encoding tRNA (adenosine(37)-N6)-threonylcarbamoyltransferase complex transferase subunit TsaD — protein sequence MITLGIESSCDDTSVALVEDGIRVMSSLVSSQVEVHQRFGGVVPEVASRKHLEAMLPLLQQALGIAGVEFDAIDQIAVTAGPGLLGPLLVGLSTAKALAWRYRLPMIPVNHLEAHLAAAFLATHKHPRFPYVGLIVSGGHANLVLAEGPRAFTTLGRTADDAPGELFDKVARLLGLGYPGGPAIQKSGLIGDPKRYKLPRPMLGKGHGFSFSGLKTAVLHLHEQEGDQLSVPDVCASLQAAVADTLVSKASAALSETNAKRLVMAGGVAANKPLREAMAAMCERDGIEFLVPPPALCTDNAAMTAAQGFFSAASVDIDPLLVNARADWPMGTPFPL from the coding sequence ATGATAACACTCGGTATAGAAAGTTCCTGCGACGACACCTCCGTCGCGCTCGTCGAAGACGGCATCCGCGTCATGTCGAGCCTCGTCTCCTCCCAGGTCGAGGTCCACCAGCGGTTCGGCGGGGTCGTTCCGGAAGTGGCGTCGCGCAAGCATCTCGAAGCCATGCTTCCCCTCCTGCAGCAGGCGCTCGGCATCGCCGGCGTCGAGTTCGACGCGATCGACCAGATCGCCGTCACCGCCGGCCCCGGGCTGCTGGGCCCGCTCCTCGTTGGTCTTTCCACGGCGAAAGCTCTCGCATGGCGGTACCGCCTGCCGATGATTCCGGTCAACCATCTCGAGGCCCATCTTGCCGCGGCGTTTCTCGCCACCCACAAACACCCCAGGTTCCCCTACGTCGGCCTGATCGTGTCCGGCGGCCATGCCAACCTCGTGCTGGCCGAGGGACCGCGCGCGTTCACCACGCTCGGCCGCACGGCCGACGATGCGCCGGGCGAGCTGTTCGACAAGGTCGCGCGGCTTCTCGGCTTGGGCTATCCCGGCGGCCCCGCCATCCAGAAATCCGGCCTGATCGGCGATCCGAAGCGGTATAAGCTTCCCCGACCCATGCTGGGCAAAGGGCACGGCTTCAGCTTCAGCGGCCTGAAAACGGCCGTCCTGCACCTGCACGAGCAGGAAGGCGACCAGCTCTCGGTCCCCGACGTCTGCGCGAGCCTGCAGGCGGCGGTCGCCGACACCCTCGTCAGCAAAGCCTCGGCCGCGCTTTCCGAGACGAATGCAAAACGGCTCGTGATGGCCGGCGGCGTCGCGGCGAATAAGCCGCTCCGCGAGGCGATGGCCGCGATGTGCGAACGCGACGGCATCGAGTTCCTTGTGCCGCCGCCCGCGCTATGCACCGACAACGCCGCCATGACCGCCGCCCAGGGTTTCTTCTCGGCCGCATCGGTCGACATCGATCCGCTGCTGGTCAACGCCCGCGCCGACTGGCCGATGGGAACCCCCTTCCCGCTATGA